The Lolium rigidum isolate FL_2022 chromosome 1, APGP_CSIRO_Lrig_0.1, whole genome shotgun sequence region TTTTGCATTAGCTCTAAACAAATGATGATGCCGCTGCTAGGTGACGAGTACTGCGCCAGAAAGTTTAGATTTTGATTCGATGTCAGGCGCGGATTAACACAGACAGAGCTCACCGTGATTAACCGGAAAAGGAAGGTCCTAGATTTGCAAACCGGTTGGAGCCCGATTTCTGACAGGAGCAATTAATGCAAGATCTTTGATTTCCTTACGAGACGCGCCGCCTGCTCTGGCCAGGCCTCGAGTGGCAGAAGGGAAAGCCGCGGCCAAGTCCGAGAGAGAAAAGGGGCAGCGGCGCCGTGCGGTGGCTTGCGAGGATAGATGGCCGTACGGGGGAAGGGGCCCaatgggcggcgccggcgccggcgtttgGGGTGAAGGTGGCGGCGCAGCTAGGGTGCCGCGACGGCCAGGTACACGCTTCTGCCATGACTATCTTCTTGATCTAGCGCGTTCTTCGCCGCGGATTGGATTGGGCGGAGGCCTGGCTTGGGTGTCAGCCTCGTTCTAGCTGGGTAGGGAAATTGACGTGTTCAGTTCTTGTTCACAACTTGAGATTCGAGGGTTCATCCCCAATCTTACTCCAAGTCCAGCTCCTAAAGTTATCTTATCGTACTTGATTTGATTGGGCTTCCACTGATGTCAAGTTACTTAGCTATAGTTAGGATTGCCGCTTGAAGAAATTACTACTACTTGCTTGTAAAAATAAGAGGAAACTGATAGTACCACGAAATACTACTGTCTGCAACTGAACTAAAAACAAAAGCCACGAGATAGTACATTTTACTCTTCTTCTATATACGTGAGCTTCTGTTGCTAGTTACCTAGGAGTACCATCCTGTGAAATCCTTGCTTCACATCACACCCATCTGTGAGGCCACATGAATTATTCCGAGGATCTCGCTCGAAACTCGTCCCATGTCCGGCCGCTCTTTGGGGGATGTTTTGGAGCAAGAAAGTCCTAATTTAACCAGTGGAATGACACACTTAGTCAGCACTTCGGCCGCGTTGCTGTCATCTTGCAGCATCACTGGATCGGCAACCGCGTTAATATTATCTGGAAACGCTCTATCGACGGACTCACGAAGAGTCCCACCATCGCTGAATTTCTCATCGATTGGACTGCACCCTGTCATCATCTGTAGCAGAAGCACTCCGAAACTGTAGACGTCGCCCTTGGTTGATATCCCCTCGCTCATGCCATACTCTGCAATCACATTTACATCGACAAAATATTAGATAATCTGCAGTGCTTTTACAAGTTCATAaagaacacacacacaaccaACATACTACACGTTTGCTTTATCTCACCTGGTGGGATGTACCCGATGGATCCTTTAAGGCCGGCCAAGCTTGCTGAACGGTCTTGATGTGCACTCCGTGTAGTGAAAATGAACCTTGCCAGGCCAAAGTCAGTGACATAGGCAGTCATGTCAAGATCCAAAAGAATATTGTCTGGCTTCAAGTCGCAGTGTATTAGTGGAGATGCACACTGGTTGTGGAGATAATCCAAAGCAAATGCTACATCCAGACAAATTTTGATCCTTTGGCTGAAAGTCAAAATATGTCTGTTGCCATGCTCAAGTGTTTTTTTCGGGTGTAGCCACGTTTCTAGGTTCCCATTTGGCATGTATTGGAACACGAGGGCCTTGAAATCTTTCCCAGTAGAATCCACAGAAGAGCATGAAGTGATGATCTTTACAAGATTTCGATGACGGGCATTTCGTAGGGCTTCACACTCTGCAATAAAGCTCCTACCTGCTCCGTAAATGTTAAGGTTAAAAATCTTGATGGCAACTTGATCATCTGGACGGTTCAAACTTCCTTTATAAACCACTCCAAATGATCCTGATCCAATTAGGTTTGCTGGAGAGAACCTGTCCGTTGCCCTCACAATGTCTTCATATGATAGCTTCTTCATGTGCTCATTGGATTCTTGCAAATGTGTTTTTTCTTGCATTCTCTTCCTCCAATAAATTATTGCAACACATAATAAAATTAATATACCAAGAACAAAGGTTGAGATGGCTATCCCTAGGACCAGAGCCAATGAATTGTGTTTCTCTTTCCTGCCAACTCGTGTGGAACAAAATGGTATACCATCTGTGGTAATGCTAGTAGTGCATAAATCATCATTCCCTTCAATTGATACTGCACCAGCATTGTCAAAAACACCACCTCTCGGAACTTCTCCATCAAAATTGTTGAAAGACAAATTGAAATCTTGCAGGGTACTCAAGGATGTGAAGAACTCTGGAATTTTTCCGGACAAATTGTTGTGAGAAATATCAATCTTTTTTATGCTGACTAAGTTGGCAAAAGCTTCTGGGATGCTTCCGACAATGAAGTTGCTTTGCATCTCAAGATACTCCAGAACTGCACAGTGGCCAAGAGTGGATGGGATGTTGCCAGACAACCTGTTATTAGATATGCTAAGTTTGTTCAGATTAATGAGACCGCCTACTTCCACTGGCACTCCTCCAGACAAGTAATTGTGTGACAAGTCCAACTCTTGAGAAAGAGAAGAAATCTGGAAGATTTTACTTGGTATACTGCCATCTAGTGAGTTGTGAGCAAGGTTCAGTATTAAGAGTTGATTACAACGTCCTATACTTGCAGGTATACTACCAGTAATGTTGTTCCCATCCAATTTCAGAGAACTTAGCTGAACTAGATTTCCAATAGTTTCTGGGATTTGCCCTGACAGTCTGTTGTGTGCGAAGGATAGAAAGACCAAGTTGTGCAAATTCCCAATTGTTGATGGTATATCACCAGTGATAAGATTGTAATCCATGTATACACTGCTGAGGCTTGTAAGATTGCCAATTTCTTGTGGTATAGGCCCAGAAATTTTGTTTTCCCTTAGCCATAACCATTCGAGACTACCGGAAAGTTTCCCGATAGAACTTGGTAAATTCCCTTGGAGATTATTCCCAGCCAGCATCAGTTTAGTCAACATAGAACAATTTGTGAGTGAAGAAACAAATCCCCAGTTTCCTGCATCTAACTTGTTGTATGACAAATCAAGTTGCTCTAAGTATGGCAATGACCCAAAGAAGGGTATGGACCCAGTTAGGCTGTTGTTATACAGGTAGAGCATACCAAGGTTGTATGCTTTAGCAAGAGAAGCTGGGATTGGGCCATCAAACTTGTTTGTTGAGAGGATTAGTGCCTGAATATTTGGGAGTGTGTAACCAATGTTGGACGGTAAGCTTCCAACAAGAGAGTTGTTCCCTATGGCAAGAAATGTCAGGGATGACATGTTGAAGAGAGATGGTGGAACTGGCCCAGATAAGCTGTTCACACTCATGGCCAGTATCTGTAGTGCTGGAATTTGACATAAGCTGTCTGGTATGCTCCCAGATAAATTATTCTCCGTAAGACGAAGATCAATGAGGGAGGAAAGGTTTCCTATCGAGGAAGGTATTTTTCCTGAAATATGGTTATTCGTTAAATCAAGGTATTGAATAGGCGGAGAGGTGGCAGTAACAGAAGGCATGGAACCAACAAGGTTGTTCTGTTGGAGGGAAATGTCAAGAAGAGACGATGTGTTGAAGAGAGCCTTTGGTAGTTCTCCAGTAAGATTATTGCTCATGAGCCTAAGTACTTGGAGAGATGAACTGTTTGCTAGGGACTCCGGGATTACGCCTATTAGAGCATTCACCCCAAGATCAAGATATTTGAGAAAACGGCTGCTGCCCAAAGACGGCGGTATGTTGCCGGTAAGCCTGTTGTTAGTTAGAACGAGCTTGCGCAGCTCAGGAAGGGTTCCAAATGAAGAAGGGATGGCCCCTTCTATATTGTTGTTGCTAAGATTAATCTCTTGAAGATGCTCGCATTGACCTAGGTTAGGGGGGATCCTGCCGTGGAGGGAATTGCTCCTCAAATCCAGAATTTGAAGCTGGGACATTGCGTAGAGTTCAGATGGGATGTTACCTTCCAAAGCATTCATGCTGAGGTTGAATTTTCTGAGCTGGCTCAGGACGCCAAGCTCAGAAGGTATTTCACCATGGAAGCTATTATTTGAGAGCTGCAGCCTTGTGAGAGAGGTCAGGTTGGCGATGCAAACCGGTATGGAGCCTGAGATGCCTTCTGAATCCAGGTCCAGTGCAATCACACGGCGAGGAGACAGCGTGCTGCAGGTGATGCCATGCCAGCTGCAGACGTCCAAGGACGTGTTGCTCCATGAAGCTAAAATTCCTGCTGGAGCTGTGAGCTGGGACTTAAAGCAAAGAAGAGCTTGTCTATCATCTTCAGTTTCATCGCAGGTGGCTAGTGGTAGGCTGCAAAAGAAGTTAAAGAGGTAAAGATACCAAACAACGCCTGGAAACAAGACATCCAAAGTGTTCATTGTCGTCAACTTGTCTTGTACAGCTATGGACTATGGGAGTATGGAGGTGAAAACTCTTGCTTTTAAGAGGATGCTTAAGCACTGAACTGTGGATCGTCACCGTTGGTAACCACTCTAAATAGCACCCAGATTTGCTGTTCAATGACCGATATGGTGGGAACAGGAAAGAATCATGAACTTTTGGATACCAGATCTGCTGGGTATTCACTAAAAACCAGTTGCTGACCACATAATTTAGTCGTAACTTGGAAGTAGCTGTTGGAGCCTACACTTGTGCAAATATTAGTAGTGTGTAAGAATGCATGTCAACACTACATTGCATTGACCCGACCAACCACCAACAGCAGCAGGGGAGTAGTTACCTGGGGTAGAGTGTGAACGAACGCTAAGCTCCATCTTGGAGAATAATAAACACATAACTTTTGAGGTGCCAGAGAAGCTAGCTTGTTGAGATTTGATAGGTTGATAAATCTTTCATATAGCAAGGATCCCTAAGGACAAAACCGGGACCCATAAAACTATTGGAATATTATTTTATTATTCTAAACCATTTTGAAGCTAAGTGGTTACACATTTTTTGGGACTTAACAGACTAACAGAGTGAAAGGTCACTGGACTCTAAGCCTCCGTACCCACTCCATTGACCTGACCAGGCCAGCGGCAGAGCAAGTTGCCTGCAGAAGAATGCACATGACTTGACCAGTGGTAGAGCAACTTGACTGAAGAATAAGCTCTGAAAATCTCCATGACGATGATACCCGTTTCAAATGGTATGAACGCTGGTCTCGCTGTAGGTTCTTTAAGTAGTGTATATAGAACTACAAATCGACTGTTTGAAAATCTATGGAAAACTGAGTTTGCATAATAATCCTTTGACTTAGTAATATTTCCTCGGGCGCCCGTGATCTAACCCACCTCACACCCGTGCGGCGGCGCTGGGCCGCACCGGGGTGCCCCGTGCCCCTTCCTCCGACCCCTCTCGCGAGCtgccgccgctgccggaggcgTCGCTGGCAAAGCGCgtggcatggtggcggtggcggatcTCCTCGGCCGTCCTTCGGTTCGCAGCGGCGGCGTCTGCTTCGGCCATCTCTGCAGCAGTGATGCAGGGGCGGCGGCCAGGGCGAGGCGGCGGTGGTGCAGTCCAATCCGATCTGGTGCCCGTTTGGGCTCGCTTGGCCAACGGCACATCACTGCATCTCACCGTCCTTCCCGTTCCCGAGGCTTGGCTCGCAGCATGAGGACGCCGTGGACTTCCCCAGCAATGAAGGTGGTGGCCTTCTCCTCCGTCGGAGGTGGTTGGCATGAGGTTAGATTGTCGGATCGCAAGACTCGTCATCTAGTCCCGACTCGCATT contains the following coding sequences:
- the LOC124659245 gene encoding receptor kinase-like protein Xa21, which translates into the protein MNTLDVLFPGVVWYLYLFNFFCSLPLATCDETEDDRQALLCFKSQLTAPAGILASWSNTSLDVCSWHGITCSTLSPRRVIALDLDSEGISGSIPVCIANLTSLTRLQLSNNSFHGEIPSELGVLSQLRKFNLSMNALEGNIPSELYAMSQLQILDLRSNSLHGRIPPNLGQCEHLQEINLSNNNIEGAIPSSFGTLPELRKLVLTNNRLTGNIPPSLGSSRFLKYLDLGVNALIGVIPESLANSSSLQVLRLMSNNLTGELPKALFNTSSLLDISLQQNNLVGSMPSVTATSPPIQYLDLTNNHISGKIPSSIGNLSSLIDLRLTENNLSGSIPDSLCQIPALQILAMSVNSLSGPVPPSLFNMSSLTFLAIGNNSLVGSLPSNIGYTLPNIQALILSTNKFDGPIPASLAKAYNLGMLYLYNNSLTGSIPFFGSLPYLEQLDLSYNKLDAGNWGFVSSLTNCSMLTKLMLAGNNLQGNLPSSIGKLSGSLEWLWLRENKISGPIPQEIGNLTSLSSVYMDYNLITGDIPSTIGNLHNLVFLSFAHNRLSGQIPETIGNLVQLSSLKLDGNNITGSIPASIGRCNQLLILNLAHNSLDGSIPSKIFQISSLSQELDLSHNYLSGGVPVEVGGLINLNKLSISNNRLSGNIPSTLGHCAVLEYLEMQSNFIVGSIPEAFANLVSIKKIDISHNNLSGKIPEFFTSLSTLQDFNLSFNNFDGEVPRGGVFDNAGAVSIEGNDDLCTTSITTDGIPFCSTRVGRKEKHNSLALVLGIAISTFVLGILILLCVAIIYWRKRMQEKTHLQESNEHMKKLSYEDIVRATDRFSPANLIGSGSFGVVYKGSLNRPDDQVAIKIFNLNIYGAGRSFIAECEALRNARHRNLVKIITSCSSVDSTGKDFKALVFQYMPNGNLETWLHPKKTLEHGNRHILTFSQRIKICLDVAFALDYLHNQCASPLIHCDLKPDNILLDLDMTAYVTDFGLARFIFTTRSAHQDRSASLAGLKGSIGYIPPEYGMSEGISTKGDVYSFGVLLLQMMTGCSPIDEKFSDGGTLRESVDRAFPDNINAVADPVMLQDDSNAAEVLTKCVIPLVKLGLSCSKTSPKERPDMGRVSSEILGIIHVASQMGVM